One Camelina sativa cultivar DH55 chromosome 3, Cs, whole genome shotgun sequence genomic window carries:
- the LOC104777360 gene encoding RING-H2 finger protein ATL58-like produces the protein MSYSNSNPENYSSSSAGTNSPELKLYQAFIFSVPICFTFIILFLFYLIYLRRGSSDLSSLGMRTTFISGNSLSTAELGLSKELREMLPIFVFKESFTVMDSQCSVCLGEYQADDKLQQIPVCKHTFHMDCIDLWLTSHTTCPLCRLALLPSQPRQTEEDSGPSLVSPDEEVLSQPESQPVNHREVLSQPESQPVRHREVSSQQESEPVNHLNDGQEQQCDPTQCNRDAKEGLKETQEDERNSIRTSNACCSCRPG, from the exons ATGTCTTACAGCAACTCAAACCCGGAAAACTACAGTTCATCATCAGCCGGTACGAACTCGCCGGAGCTTAAACTTTATCAAGCATTCATCTTTTCTGTACCAATCTGCTTCACATTTAttattctcttcttgttctacTTGATCTACCTTCGTCGTGGTAGCTCCGATTTGTCTTCTCTCGGAATGCGAACTACTTTCATCTCTGGTAACTCTCTCTCCACG GCTGAATTAGGATTGAGTAAAGAGCTGAGAGAGATGCTTCCCATTTTCGTCTTTAAAGAGAGCTTCACCGTAATGGATTCACA ATGTTCTGTTTGCCTTGGGGAGTATCAAGCAGATGACAAGCTTCAACAGATCCCTGTATGTAAACACACTTTTCACATGGATTGCATTGATCTTTGGCTCACATCGCATACCACTTGCCCCCTTTGCCGTCTCGCTCTTCTCCCCAGCCAACCCCGTCAAACCGAAGAAGATTCTGGTCCGAGTCTTGTGAGCCCTGATGAAGAGGTGTTGAGTCAACCAGAATCTCAGCCAGTAAACCACAGAGAAGTGTTGAGTCAACCGGAATCTCAGCCAGTAAGGCACAGAGAAGTGTCGAGTCAACAGGAATCCGAGCCAGTAAACCACCTAAACGATGGCCAAGAGCAACAGTGTGATCCGACTCAGTGTAATCGAGATGCAAAGGAGGGCTTGAAGGAAACGCAAGAGGATGAACGGAACAGCATCCGGACATCGAATGCTTGTTGTAGTTGTAGACCTGGTTAA
- the LOC104777363 gene encoding uncharacterized protein LOC104777363: protein MEEYLQYMKTLRSQMTDVEDHAAKVSVEEQTQVTTISTLEKDLAHALSETKRLKEETEQKTRAKGEICSHILEKQRKISSMESDSTNLAQSLELILQERDSISAKLVSKRSNYVKTAEEAITKLEEQKGWFISHMSNKTGQQGQKNETRNILMELSESARAKLDQAKQMRSNLTKENSKIKLSIEHVKHKINEYKPELMSVDIKVLEEEYTALLSDESGEAEYLSSLQSQAKKLKGISYIAKCGCGEEYSVGLD from the exons atggaggaGTATCTACAGTATATGAAGACTCTCCGGTCTCAAATGACTG ATGTGGAGGATCATGCGGCGAAGGTCTCCGTCGAGGAACAGACGCAGGTTACCACAATCAGTACCTTGGAGAAAGATCTCGCTCATG CATTGTCTGAGACGAAGAGACTAAAAGAAGAGACGGAGCAGAAGACGAGGGCCAAAGGAGAAATATGCTCTCACATACTTGAAAAGCAGAGAAAGATTTCGTCCATGGAATCTGATTCAACAAATCTTGCGCAG AGTTTGGAGCTTATTCTACAAGAACGAGACAGTATATCTGCCAAACTTGTATCGAAACG GTCTAACTATGTGAAGACGGCAGAAGAAGCTATAACCAAACTAGAGGAGCAAAAG GGATGGTTTATCTCCCATATGAGTAATAAAACTGGTCAACAAGGGCAG AAAAACGAAACAAGGAATATCCTGATGGAACTATCAGAATCTGCTAGAGCAAAGCTTGATCAGGCAAAGCAGATGAGATCCAACCTTACTAAGGAAAATTCGAAG ATCAAGCTATCAATTGAGCATGTGAAGCACAAGATTAATGAGTATAAG CCAGAGTTAATGTCGGTGGATATTAAGGTTCTAGAAGAGGAATACACAGCTCTCTTGTCAGATGAGTCTGGAGAGGCAGAGTATCTGAGTTCGCTGCAGAGTCAGGCTAAGAAACTGAAG GGAATTTCTTACATTGCTAAATGTGGTTGTGGAGAAGAATATAGTGTTGGTCTAGATTAG
- the LOC104777361 gene encoding phytolongin Phyl1.2-like — protein sequence MLSLSQTFHLLFGPFQDSFRCFLLAKIRILKDFNLGFLSNNPRTLDPNQRIDFISLFSFSSPALIESPDMGSIKNTVHYCCVSKDNQILYAYNNAGDHRNNDSLAALCLEKTPPFHKWYFETMSKRTFGFLMEDGFVYFAIVDDVFKRSSVLDFLENLKVELKKANKKNSRGSFSGSMSFSNAQDQLVRRLIASLETDLTCLPISSPSIDGAEQSDAANSTKAPLLGRSNKQEKKKGRDHVNSQRGIEIEEHRKSNDRGNVTERSDSSPAATTYVPRRGRSESIERKWRRQVQIVLAIDATICLTLLGVWLAICQGIECTRS from the coding sequence aTGCTTTCTCTTTCCCAAACATTCCATCTTCTCTTTGGTCCTTTTCAAGATTCCTTTCGTTGTTTCTTACTAGCAAAGATAAGGATCTTAAAAGACTTTAACTTGGGGTTCCTTTCGAACAATCCCAGAACCCTAGACCCAAACCAGAGAATTGACTTCATCTCTCTGTTCTCTTTCTCATCGCCTGCCCTAATCGAAAGTCCCGACATGGGTTCAATCAAAAACACAGTTCACTACTGTTGTGTCTCAAAAGACAACCAGATTCTATACGCTTACAACAATGCCGGAGACCACCGCAACAACGACAGTCTCGCTGCGTTATGCTTAGAAAAGACTCCGCCTTTTCACAAGTGGTACTTCGAAACGATGAGTAAGAGAACTTTTGGGTTCTTGATGGAAGATGGGTTCGTTTATTTCGccattgttgatgatgtttTCAAGAGATCTAGCgttcttgattttcttgagAATCTAAAGGTTGAGTTAAAGAAAGCTAATAAGAAGAATTCGAGAGGTAGCTTCTCTGGGAGTATGAGTTTTAGCAATGCTCAAGATCAGCTTGTCCGAAGACTCATAGCTTCGTTGGAGACTGATCTCACTTGTCTCCCGATATCATCACCTTCCATTGATGGTGCTGAACAAAGCGACGCAGCTAATTCAACGAAAGCTCCGCTTTTGGGAAGATCCAAcaagcaagagaagaagaaagggagagaTCATGTGAACTCACAGAGAGGCATTGAGATAGAGGAGCACCGGAAATCAAATGATAGAGGAAACGTTACAGAACGTTCTGATTCTTCACCTGCAGCAACTACATATGTTCCAAGAAGGGGACGATCTGAGAGCATTGAGAGGAAGTGGCGGCGTCAAGTGCAGATTGTTCTTGCCATTGATGCAACTATTTGCTTAACGCTACTTGGTGTTTGGTTGGCTATTTGTCAGGGCATTGAGTGTACACGTTCTTGA
- the LOC104777362 gene encoding uncharacterized protein LOC104777362: protein MANSKFSLKVWFNKKISEPLVQILRRGAEPKQLAFSAALGITMGVFPICGVTVLLCGLAIASLGSLCHAPTVMLANFIATPIELSLVVPFLRLGEQIIGGPHFPLTSDALKKVLTGQASRDVFLSIGNALLGWLIAAPFVIVALYIVFLPCFKVLVRKFSSDGPTTKTPTKERIA from the exons ATGGCGAATTCGAAATTTAGTTTGAAAGTTTGGTTCAATAAGAAGATCAGTGAACCACTTGTCCAGATCTTGCGAAG AGGTGCTGAGCCAAAGCAGCTGGCGTTCTCAGCAGCATTGGGGATTACCATGGGAGTATTTCCAATCTGTG GTGTTACTGTGTTGCTATGTGGCCTGGCTATTGCATCGCTTGGATCTCTTTGTCATGCTCCAACTGTGATGTTGGCTAATTTCATTGCTACTCCAATAGAACTAAG TCTTGTGGTGCCTTTCTTACGGCTTGGTGAACAAATTATCGGTGGACCTCATTTTCCTTTAACATCTGATGCTCTAAAGAAGGTGTTGACAGGCCAAGCTTCCCGAGATGTTTTCTTAAGCATCGGCAATGCG CTACTAGGGTGGCTCATAGCGGCTCCATTTGTAATCGTTGCACTATACATCGTGTTTCTGCCGTGTTTCAAAGTCCTTGTCCGCAAATTCAGCTCTGATGGTCCAACTACAAAGACACCAACAAAAGAAAGGATCGCTTAA